The region atcatgttctcttggcttgcatattgaaatgcaaaatttagaaaagtctgtactccatttcgataaccgtcgcttacccttgacaaattcatccaagagcgatccatttcttaattatgtatgtctgacattgacaataaattgcacgggtttaggatttaggaataAGTGTAATTAAGGTATGTAAGTTATTATTTAAGTTAAGGTATAGTATACATCACGGTAACTTATATAAGTTATGCATTTAACTTATTTGAGTTCCACCACATAAGGgatatttatgtaagttatgtaagttatgtattaagtaaattatgtaagttatgtattatgtaaattatgtaagttatgtattaagtaggttatgtaagttatgtcttatgtaagttatgtaagttaaggTATAGTATATATCACGGTAacttatataagttatgtatttaACTTATTTGAGTTCCACCACATAAGGgatatttatgtaagttatgtattaagtaaattatgtaagttatatattatgtaagttatatattatgtaaattatgtaagttatgtattaagtaggttatgtaagttatgtcttacgtaagttatgtaagtttttgtttttgtgtattatgtaactttttttaatttatgtaggtTGTGTATTGTTATATAAGTTAGTATGTAGGTTATTATGTAAGTCATTATGTtggttatgtaagttgtgatatgattaatatttatgtatgtaagttatgatatgattgataaatttaagttatataagttatgtattatcaCGTAAGTTATTATGTAGGATATTATGTAAGTTAGGATATTATGTaggatatataattttaaaattatatggattaaaactatatataaatattaataagttatgtaagttatgtattataaatttaaattttgtaaattatgaattatgtaaattatgtaaaatacgtaagttatgaaatttgaactttaaaaaaattaaatattttaaaaaattcgtgattagaataaaataaaatatttaaaatataactttaaatacaatttatttaattaggtaaattaaaaataaaagagaataaaccaaaatatatttttcctaattaaaatagcataaaataaaataaaaagaaactgaaaaaggaaaacatataaatattttaatagctTGGACCAATTTATTTATCCATGTTAATATTAGTTACACATTTAAAATGGGATTTTGGAAATGAATTACTTGAGAAATGGAAGAAGATTTAAACAGGGTATCATAATTGATATGAATGAAAGTTAAATGTGAAAAGAAATTAGATTGGAAAATGATACTGTCAATTTTATacaattatgtaatttaattatttattttatttgggtCCTACGAATCCTATGCAGTAACTGATGCTGTAATTAACGGCAATGGTGATGGTAGGACACATGAAAACATTATATTTagattcctttagtaaaagtatcatcaattagtccctatacattaatatacaaaatctatacaaaatcaaatcaaatattccACATTATACTACTGTCTAAATTTGCTCCATTATCTgagacattttttaaaaaaatatttatggatttgggTGAATTAATTAAATGTGCATTTTTtccttaaataaattaaatagagacATTTAGAATAGATgaaagatttttaattaaaaaagaagcGCCAGCAGCAGCATGCACCACCATAATACCACCATATCAATTAGTCCCAATATTTGAAAGGAAATCCAGCAATTAAATCTATACATAATTGGAGCCCCAAAAGATTAAATTTTCAGaaatcatcatgataaaactattattgattagaattttGAACTAGAAGGTaccttaataatttcaacaacctggtctactccactctcacTAGCAAACAGAGGCTGCAGTCAGAAAAATggtatttgttaagtaatttaaagggaaaatgcatataaataagcaaataaattttGCAACGAATCATGTACTTGCCCAAGCAATATTAATTCAGGTGTATTCGGTTGTTAATTCAGgtgcaccaaatattaattcagttgctcgatagtacctagaacagatgtaagattataagaTTAGGACCAAATATTATGTAAGTCAGTTgaaccaaatataaaaactttatcaaTATCACTACCATATAttaattcgaagattaaatggcAGCTTCAGTTGAACCAATATAGTTGCAGGAGGAGCAGGAAGCAGTAACTGATTAAATGCAGCAGAGGGCTGCCGACAATTCCACAAGTCAGAATATAtacaagaataaaaataatatagaggATAAAACTTAGtcaaatctaagggtagaaaacTACTAAGATAAAACTTTGGCTTTAGCATATGAACCAAAATAGTATTTGTTTTCGTTAGTTCAGTGCATCAACAACTGCAACTTCAATAATAATTcccattaacatataaaatagaCATACATACGAATGGCTCTAGTTTTATGATATACTTAGACCTACACAtgttaaataacaataacaaataacaaataacaataacaataacaatgagaaataacaataacaaataaACAGTTCTACGATTtccaaaatacaaaatacaattagaatatataaacagAAGTTTTTAAAAGATGGAATCCAAATTCATAGTTTATCATTATGGAAACCCAAAGCCGCACTCCTGCAGTAACTGTTGACTGTTCTTTTTTATAAATAGAACCAACAATTTCCTTAAACATCAGCAAAATAATTACATTAAAGCAGAAAGCAAGGCACCATGCTCTCACTACTTGAACCTTTcttatttgtcattttaccaaaaattaaatataaaaagggtGACTTTTGTCCTCAAATGCTTATAAGTGTTTCTAaggtgtttttaaaattaaaaaaatcaaattacaattcaatttttaaGTCGTAACAGTATTaggtttttgataaaatttactCAAAATTGATCTACGTCTTAACCTGCTCTAAAGCTATAATATTAGATGAACTATATTTttcaatacaataaaaataaacttttaatatGAAAGGATTGTTGtagataataatttaattaagtacaaCATTCAACTAATTAACTGCAACCAATATTTATAACAGAGAAGGGATTATTATAATGATAATACTAattcaacaaaaaatttaatttaaaattctatactaccaggaaaaagaaggaagaacacTTACACCCCAAAATCGAGAATACGCAAGGGGTCGAATTCTCTTGCAGGAACCAGAATAGAGTAACGGCGTTGTTCCTGTCTTGTATGCGACGCAGTTCCAACACCTTCGGGTTAAAGAATCGAGCTTTACGGCGGATTGGGAGCTTCAATTTTGAAAGGAAATAGTTTCAGTTTGGGAGAAAATGGAAGTAGCATGGACGAACCGGATAAGAAACAATGGGATTTGGGAAATTGGGGGTTTGGATCACAATGGGATTGCAAGTTTCGGGATTGGGAAAAAATTTGGGGAAGAATAACCTAGGGAAATTTAGGGAAAACAGCGAAAGGAAATTGGGGAACTGCAGTCGATCGGGGAAATCTCACACGGGGGAAAGTAAAGGAATTCGGGGTtaataaaacgacgccgtttaggttagtttaattaaattttgtggcGTTTCTTAATAAGCGCCACTAAAGCATAGgaaaaaacggcaccgtttagaaAACTATTAAAAcctatttgtggcattttctgctAAAGCGCCACTAAAGCATAGTCCTTTTACGGCGTTTTACAAAAAACGCTACtaaaattttgcatcaaaacGTACCGTTTCGCTGTATCAAGCACAAATTTTGGGACGCAAtataaaaaaacgccactaatttctatccttttgcggcgttttgtaaaaacgccactaagaaCACAGATCAAAACGCAGTGTTTTGCCATTTCTGAAACAAAgttgcggcgttttttataaacgCCACtagtaacaaaaaaataaagcgTCTTCGTTTTGCATACTGTGacatatttgtggcgttttttactaaaacgccactaatgcataaacacaaaaataaaatcaattccaCATGTCATTTTTTataaacactaaaataaaattatttctaaaaaagggaaattataaaaatacgtATATAAATTGGTTTTTCTGTAGAAATTCAAGTAATTCCTTGTGAAATctaaaaatttctcattttactggaAAAACTAAAAGTAATCccaagaaaggaaaagaaataaaaatgtttttcATTTTAAACTTAAACTAGATTCATccctattaaattattatttttcatttcatttttatattataaaagtatacatatataaatacaaaacaacttttaaaattacTCTCCATATATTCAAACAAGCAGTGAACTTTCAAAATCGGGGAAATCTGACATGGAGGAAACTAAATGAAATTCGGGGTTaataaaacgacaccgtttatgttagttttaattaaattttgtggcgtttcttaataagcgccactaaaagcataggaaaaaacggcaccgtttgagAAACTATTAAAAcctatttgtggcattttctgctAAAGCGCCACTAAAGCATAGTCCTTTTACGGCATtttacaaaaaacgccactaaaattttgcatcaaaacGTACCGTTTTGCAGTATCAGGCACAAATTTTGTGGCGCAatttaaaaaaacgccactaatttctATCCTTTTGCGGCGTTTGGTAGAAAACGCCACTAAGAATACAGATCAAAACGCAACGTTTTGCCATTTCTGAAACAAaattgtggcgttttttataaacgCCACTAGAAACACAAAATAAAACGTCATCGTTTTGTATACTGTGacatatttgtggcattttttaCTAAAACGTCACTAATGCataaacactaaaataaaatgaatttttgtcattttttataAACCTTAAACCGTTAGAGCCATAAACAATAAGACACTAACAATTAAAAACAATACCATAAACCAAACCCTAAATCGTAAACCCTAAATCCAAATAACAAACATTAACCACTGAACGTAAAATACTAAACATTAAATGTACCCTAGCTAACACCCTAAACTttaaaccataaatatatattataagttacaattaaaagtaattaaaaagaaTCTTATTGCTTGTTTGAACCCTaaaataactttatattttttatcaaaatccctaacccttaaaccctaatacCCTAACCGACCCTTAAAACCATAATTAAACACTAAGACTCTGACTATAAAAACTAAACTCCAAACAACAAACTTTAAAACACTAAATCACAAACCCAATATAACAAACCCCAaaccataaacttaaaattatagtaaacattaaaccttaaactataaaaCCCTTAAACTACATACTATAGTCCTTAAACCAccaattaaaccctaaaccccaaaatttttaatcaatattaagtactgcttccacaattttttataaacatatataaccttttacattaatatatatatctatgtatatacatgtacatcatgcttataaacatatataagctTTTAGTACATTaacatatttttttgaaatttttaggggtttagggttaaaGGGTTTTGAGAAAGCCATATGGCCGGCGTCGATTTTAACAGCTTAatggtaacttaaatgaaaacttctaattttaattaatataaataaatcaattaaataataaataggtaaataattttttgcggcgctttttaaaaaatgccactaaatgaAGAGCATTAGCGGCACATaaataaaaacgccgctaaagcccagAACATTAGCAGCGGTTCCATAAAATCGCCGCTAAAGCCTCCGAAAAGTCAGGCGTCGTTTGGTTtcaatttttgcggcgtttttttgaaaaacaccactaattatatttttttgcggcgttttatctAAAGTGCCGTTAATTCtcaatttttagcggcgttttctctCTAAACACCGCAAAatgtgccgctaaaagcctattttagTGTAGTGACAATTCTAAACTAAAAAGCCTATTCATTTCACTATTCTATCTATGTAGCCCAATACTTTATGCGCCTAATTTTCAGCCTTGAATTATTACTTAAGAAAGGGAGCCTTGCTGTGAGAGTAAATATGGTTGGTAATCACCCATTTAGGATCAACTAAACAATAATGTAGGTAAGAAAACCACACCTTTCCTTCCAAATTAGGTATCATAAAAGGAAATCATGTCATTTGCAACATTTCAACCCAATTAATTTCTACTATTGTTCTTAAAAATGGCATCTctcaaattttagtttatttatgattctttcattattcgactatttttaaaaaaaatacagaaTAATAAAATCTTTCTTCAACATGATTATCCTATGTATTAAAAATAGATTTTTCTTAgatttttatattcattttacgATTTACAAATCTAAGGTTTATAGTTGTTTCTTTGAACAATATCAAGGTTTGAATAATAATGCTATTTAAATTTTCTCATTAAAAGTGTAATGTATCAATGaagttttcatttcaaatccaatACATctttagactatattttaaaaaaataaaaattaattaaaaaagacacCTATTATATCCTTAAGTTATTAAGGAATTGTttcaagtataattataaatacaattacaaaaaaaaatacatgtgaaaaCAATTATAATTAGAATGAATTCAACCGAAAGTATACTCAAACTGAAATTCTGAATATAATCAACTAAAAGTTATTGTGGTAGATTTAGAATAAATCCAAAGAATAATCATGCATACTAAAACTTGAATTTAATTCttcctaatactaaaattaatgtttttaaaatcaGATTAGTGATTGAATCGATTAGAccaccaaatttttatttaattgattattaaaaataaaataaaatttaattcaataaatcTAATCAACTAAATCTATCGATATGTTCAACCGATTGAACTAGTCTAATTTCTTATTTCGTACAGATATTTCGACCAATTCAATACTCAATGAGTAGAACCAACTAATctcatttaattataaaaacaacGCCTAAAACCTCTTAACTATGTTATTAAAACTTTAATCTTACTTGTAGGAATTAAAAAACTTGGTCCAGGCTAACTGTCTAATCCTTCCATCATATACTTGTCAAAGTGGATTTGACTTGATGTGTTATTTACAGGCAGTAGGCAATCATCCAAACGAAATAAATACCGTGTTTCTTTACTTTAGGAATAAGACAttcgattaaattaaaaatataacacTACTAGTAGTTTGGAAGATATAAATTTTGTATTGAATTAGTTAGATTATGgcaagaaaatttaataaatataataaaaagtttatataccgatcaaattaatttttattaaaataataaaattaaaaatttattataaaaatacttttaaaataatataatttatttatatatataagtgtttAATCATTTATCAATTGAATTGTTATCGGGATGACTTACCATTGTAGATATAGCTATAGATATTACTAGAAATCCTCTCAAGTCTTAACAGTTGGACTTTGATGCTAAAAATATTATAGAGGCTATTGTACTAGAAGTTTGATTGCATTTTGTtctgtttattaaaaaaattgataaatttatctttGTTTATTAGATCATAAAACAAATTAGTTAtcttttttgagaaaattttcattcatttttacatAACCAGATAATTACATGTGGTGTGCCATGTGTTTAcaggaccaatttttaatagtaaaaatagataaaaattttaacaaaaagactaatttactttttaatctatcATATAGgaattaatttacctattttttaataaaaaaatatataatctaactcttaatataaTGACCTTCATGACAATTTTACGAGACCATGATGTCTTGCTTCCCCAAAATATGGGAAATAGAGGAAGGGAAGGCCAGCTTAACCTAAGTACTAGTATTTAAGCAAGAAAACCTAGACCCCAGGGAAAAGCTAACACGTAATTGAACTGAAATTCACAATCATGGCTAAGTTTTTTATCATGGCGGTTCTTGTGATTTTGGGGACGATGGTAACCTCAGCTTATGCGCAAGCAAGTTGTGCGCAGAACCTTGTGTCCTGTTATCCTTACCTGAACAACGCCACGGCCAAACCTGAAGACGACTGCTGTAACCCGATCAGACAAACCGTCGCCAAAGATCTTCCTTGCCTTTGCAACCTCTATAACGACCCTAATACACTTGCTTCCTTCAACGTCACTGTCCCGGAAGCCCTCAGGATCTCTCGTGAATGCGGAGTCAGTACTGATCTCAGCGCTTGCAACGGTATGTGAATGTCTCTACCTATCTGCcaatattattcaatctttgaTTAATTTGTTATACTGGAATTCTCTTATATTTCGTTTAATAGAGACTAATGATATTTGTTTTTCCTGTTAAGCCACTTCTCCCACCTCTGCTCCATCCCCGCcaggtaaaagaaaaaaataaaagatagcATGAATTTTAGCGCTTACTGTTTCAACCTTAATATATTGTTGCTAAAATTTTATAGGACAATCTGGAGGTGCTGACAGGATAGTATTGACTGGAGTTATCACCTTATTCTTAGTATTGGTCTCTATAACACTGTATTAAAAGTCATATTTCTTTATTTGGAATAGTTCCGTGAGTTTGAATATCTCTAGAGGTTTTTAACTGTTTGCTTGTAATTTAATTGCTTGATGTAATATATGTGGTTGGCCAGTGTTTCTACTTTCTATCACAAACCCTTTTATAAACTCATCTTGTTGGTTGGTTAAGCCATCAGACTGAATCTTACTCTATTAAAGGACACAAATATACAAGgttcagtttttattttttattggaaGAAGATGTTGAAGCTTTAACTGAGCATGTCATTAACAAACTCTtttatgaattatttaaaatccgtttaaattttttttattgttgaattaataatactattatttatgtttttattttatttataagttatatttgattcttttatattaaaaataataaaattttatttatttgtaaatttgttcGGTTATATGTTAATATTCTTTTAGCATTTGCaaccatatttatttaatttttcacgaATATATTATCTACTAAGACTATAATAGCCCAAAGATTGCATTGATTTGAAGTGTTAGCTGAAATTCCAAGGCTCAAACCGTACACAATCCCTTTCGCTTCCTTTATTGAAAAATGAATTGTacacattcatttaattttttcaaatgatttaatttattattaaaaatagataaataaacatCAACAAAAATCTAATTGTAAGTGTACCAATAATGGTGGGTTTTACTTCGTTCATTGGGCTTTGGTTACTAGATAGCCTCTTTCTTCTTTTGCAAATCACTTTTGAGATTGAAGTATCAAAATAGCaaataactcataataatttaaaaaaaaaaaaagctaaactaAATTGGAGCCAGCAGGCTCTCTTCATACACCCAATTTAACATGAGTCAGTTGAGAATTACCCGAATTAAGGTATTAAAAAATGCGGAACAAAGACATAATCATGAGGATGTGCTTGGGAGAACGCTACCCTAGCAAGGTGATGAGCAACCTTTTCAGCTCTCCTACTAATTCAACAGAAAGATATATCATGTAAGTCACGACGCAACGAAGCACAATCATTAAAAAGAAGATTAAATTCAACAGAAAGATATATCATGTAAGTCACGACGCAACGAAGCACAATCATTAAAAAGAAGATTAAATTCAAAAATACCATGATTATCAGAGTTCAATGCACTACAAGTTTCAAGGCAATCAGTCTACAATATTACCTTGCTCATTCACAACGACTTAAAGAGAAGAGCCTCTCGAATAGCCATAACCTCGTCCACTGTCGTCCGAGCCACAACAGGTAGATGGCTAATGACTGCACGGATGAAAGCACCTTCCTTGTCCCTAACAACCAGTTCGTAGCCGACATGTTGCCTGTCTTCGCTAAAAGCAGTGTCAACATCACACTTGACGTAGCCAACTTGTGGTCGAGACCAGCTAATAACGCCACTAGCAACAACTTGAGCAGTAGTAGGCCGCACTTGCTGGTATGTCGATCGCGCAGCAGCCCAATTTTTCCCGAAGCGAACAGCAAAAACCATAACTAAAGCCATGGTAGATGTGTCTCCACACGATAGGAACCAATTACTGAAATAACAGAGAGACCAAGTAGTGACAGACACTCTACTAAATAAAGTAGTATCAGCACCAAATAGAAGCGAGAATAGCCAAttagaaaaaagagaaagaattgCAATAGCAGATAACAACCACACCTAAACCGCGAAAGCACAACCAAAAGTACATGGTCGATATCCTCAACCTATCTACAACCGAGGCAGTCAATCGACACCGCGTAACCCCTGTTAATAAGCTCACAACGTGTTGGAAGAAAGTTACGAAGACAACGCCATAAAAGATCTTTTACCTTTGGTGGAACATCAGCATTCCAAAGAGACAACCAAGGGGAAAACACACCCTCGACCAAGCCTTAGTCCTAACCTCATTGATCATCCCAGAGCAAGTAACATACCAATAAATTGTCCATACCATCAAGAGGTGTAGAAGTGATATAAAAATTCAAGTCGCCATCGAGCCATGGGTGATTGTAAACCGAAACTGTACGTCTATCCCCAATTTGCCAACAAAACTCTCTTTTCAACATACTTGGTCGCACAAATGCTTCTTCAAATAAAAGATGGGTTAGCACTCGCGGAATCATTAAAGAACTTACCTCTCGAAAAATATCTAGCTTTGAAGAGACGACTTAAAAGTGAGTCTGGATTGGAAAGAATCCTCCAACCTTGTTTGCCAAGTATAGCTAAATTGAAACAATGGAGATCCCGAAAGCCCATACCACAAAACTTTTTAGTAGTACATAATTTTATCCTATGATGCCCAATAAAATCGAGCCGAATTACCAGTGTTGGAGCCCCACCAATACAAGTTTATAAGTCACTGTAACCCGAGACAAGTATAAATAGGAAGAAGAAAAATGCTCATACAATACACCGAGAGCACCTGAGCAATTGTTTTAAACACAATCTCATTTCCTGGCCgagataaaaatctatttttccaATTAAAAATATGCTTGTAGAGTCAATCCCAAAAAAAATTGAACACCTTTTTATTATGACCGCTAAGCGATTGGAGACACAAATAACATCCCTGGTCAATTAAAACACTTACTCCCAAAATCGAATGTACCATAGCCTTATTCGTCGAAGGTGTATTCGAACTAAATAACATGTCAAACTTCTGAAAGTTCACTGCTTGCCTTGATGCAACCTCATAGGTGGTTAAAATATTCTTCACAACTAGACACTCAGATTTCTTTGCATGGAAGAAGAATAAGCCATCACCAACAAAcaagaaatgggaaacatttggGCTATTTCGACAGACAGCAATACCATGTAACGCGCCACACTGTTCTGCTTATCGAAACAAATAACTTAAAACTTTAACACACATAATGAACAAGTGATGAGACAATGGGTCATCCTGATTAATGCCACAATACAATATAAGCAGACCAAAATCCTCACAATTTAAAGCAATTAACGTACATCATCAACCAATTAACCCACTATGTGCCAAAATCAAATTTAAGCAGAATGAACCAAAGAAAGTCCCAATCAACCTGATCGTACACCTTACGGATATCTATTTTCAACGCCACCTCCTCGATCAGACCCTGACTTTATTCTTCATGTGATGCACAAGCTTAAAGGCAACCATGACGTTATAAATGATCAAGTAGCCTGGAATAAAAACAGACTACATAGCGGACACCAAATGGGGCATTAAAGTTTTGAGATGTTTAGCAAAAACCTTAGTCACCAACTTATACAGTACATTGCACAAAGAAATAGGCCAAAGGTCTTTCATGCAATCTGGTCGCTCTTTCTTTAGGGTAAGCATAATGATCTTATCATTAAGTGTGGTAGGAAATTCACCCTGATTCAACTAATCGCAACATTACTTAAACATCCCAGCCTCAATGAGAGGCTAGCATTTCTTAAAGAAAGTCAAATTTaaactattcggccaaagagtCTTATCAATATGTATTTGAGAAAGAGCAACCCGAAACTCTTGAACAGAAAAAGGCGCCAACAACTATCCGTTATCATCATCTGTGATAATCGCCCTGAAATTAGCAAAGGCATCCAAAGATGGTACACCAGAACTAGAAAACAATGACTGAAAATAATATGGAGTGATGTTACCCATGCCACATCAATCAATAACAACCTTTCTAGAATAGCCTTGCAACAAAGGAATATGATTGGTCTGTCATCATTTAGATGCATGGACATGAAAATATTTAGAGTTGGACTCTCCATATTGTTGTatatggtgccctaagtgtaggattttcgtctaagtacacttgtaattttttgaacaaattagttaataaaattattcatgaattacattaatactttgtatattgtcctcacatgATTTTTGTATGCAAagtaaaatgaaagcaaatattgcacactgattgtctaatgtttaattaatattaactggtattacgtggtcggatcataatatagaaagacaacttatattagtagacgaatctAAAATGTCTTTATTCTAATCGAAAATGaacaaactgattgaaagactaatatgacgtctatcaagttcaactggtaaGATGCTTTATCATGGGCATCAGaatggatgactcccagaagatagagacatagatgtgactaactggacCGACAGTACATCGAATTGGACTtaagaagaatagatcttgaatctgtttatagatttattca is a window of Gossypium hirsutum isolate 1008001.06 chromosome D08, Gossypium_hirsutum_v2.1, whole genome shotgun sequence DNA encoding:
- the LOC107931285 gene encoding non-specific lipid transfer protein GPI-anchored 7, translating into MAKFFIMAVLVILGTMVTSAYAQASCAQNLVSCYPYLNNATAKPEDDCCNPIRQTVAKDLPCLCNLYNDPNTLASFNVTVPEALRISRECGVSTDLSACNATSPTSAPSPPGQSGGADRIVLTGVITLFLVLVSITLY